Proteins encoded together in one Hevea brasiliensis isolate MT/VB/25A 57/8 chromosome 16, ASM3005281v1, whole genome shotgun sequence window:
- the LOC110637072 gene encoding F-box protein SKIP8 isoform X3, with protein MEITTSTLTFAFFSQPFLLASSLTILSLLLALLAIRSKFPKSHPSSSRATSSKRTKTCNCCCSCNGSIENSDSSSVASITGHLNGVASAVDMVAAVSDKVAERQTGASMMEQLVPEITTHALSYLDYPSLCRLSMTNSLMRKAANDDNAWKALYHKDFTLEQDTVTPVNGWKAYYAATRAIVNANTEFYNIIKERALPAMRRLWLNADYVKCIHASGELFSGVGSSHLIGIKG; from the exons ATGGAGATTACTACCTCTACTCTCACTTTCGCTTTCTTTTCTCAGCCTTTCCTATTAGCCTCCTCTCTTACTATCCTCTCTCTCCTACTCGCTCTCCTCGCCATCCGATCAAAATTCCCCAAATCACATCCCTCTTCTTCTCGCGCCACGTCATCCAAGCGCACTAAAACCTGTAATTGTTGCTGTTCCTGTAACGGGTCCATAGAGAATTCAGATTCTTCCTCGGTGGCCAGTATTACTGGGCACCTCAACGGTGTTGCTTCGGCGGTGGATATGGTGGCTGCGGTGTCTGACAAGGTTGCGGAGAGGCAGACAGGGGCGTCTATGATGGAGCAGTTGGTGCCTGAGATTACGACACACGCGCTGAGTTATTTGGATTATCCTAGTCTCTGTAGATTGTCTATGACTAATTCGTTGATGCGAAAGGCTGCTAATGATGATAATGCCTGGAAAGCGCTCTATCACAAG GATTTTACATTGGAACAGGATACCGTGACACCTGTTAATGGGTGGAAGGCTTACTATGCCGCTACAAGAGCCATTGTGAATGCCAATACAGAATTTTATAACATCATCAAAGAAAGGGCCCTTCCCGCAATGCGTCGACTTTGGCTTAATGCCGATTATGTGAAGTGCATTCATGCATCTGGGGAACTTTTCTCAGG AGTTGGCAGCTCGCATTTAATTGGGATCAAGGGCTAG
- the LOC110637072 gene encoding F-box protein SKIP8 isoform X1: protein MEITTSTLTFAFFSQPFLLASSLTILSLLLALLAIRSKFPKSHPSSSRATSSKRTKTCNCCCSCNGSIENSDSSSVASITGHLNGVASAVDMVAAVSDKVAERQTGASMMEQLVPEITTHALSYLDYPSLCRLSMTNSLMRKAANDDNAWKALYHKDFTLEQDTVTPVNGWKAYYAATRAIVNANTEFYNIIKERALPAMRRLWLNADYVKCIHASGELFSGYNAVMQSWQLAFNWDQGLDFQVRDVRARVLTDMAWVTMKTYVHMDTGPFTVTNVFEFHNGRWYMVHHHNSVMLDGDVDQQILHAF, encoded by the exons ATGGAGATTACTACCTCTACTCTCACTTTCGCTTTCTTTTCTCAGCCTTTCCTATTAGCCTCCTCTCTTACTATCCTCTCTCTCCTACTCGCTCTCCTCGCCATCCGATCAAAATTCCCCAAATCACATCCCTCTTCTTCTCGCGCCACGTCATCCAAGCGCACTAAAACCTGTAATTGTTGCTGTTCCTGTAACGGGTCCATAGAGAATTCAGATTCTTCCTCGGTGGCCAGTATTACTGGGCACCTCAACGGTGTTGCTTCGGCGGTGGATATGGTGGCTGCGGTGTCTGACAAGGTTGCGGAGAGGCAGACAGGGGCGTCTATGATGGAGCAGTTGGTGCCTGAGATTACGACACACGCGCTGAGTTATTTGGATTATCCTAGTCTCTGTAGATTGTCTATGACTAATTCGTTGATGCGAAAGGCTGCTAATGATGATAATGCCTGGAAAGCGCTCTATCACAAG GATTTTACATTGGAACAGGATACCGTGACACCTGTTAATGGGTGGAAGGCTTACTATGCCGCTACAAGAGCCATTGTGAATGCCAATACAGAATTTTATAACATCATCAAAGAAAGGGCCCTTCCCGCAATGCGTCGACTTTGGCTTAATGCCGATTATGTGAAGTGCATTCATGCATCTGGGGAACTTTTCTCAGG GTATAATGCTGTAATGCAGAGTTGGCAGCTCGCATTTAATTGGGATCAAGGGCTAGACTTTCAGGTTAGGGATGTACGTGCTCGGGTTCTGACCGACATGGCTTGGGTTACCATGAAAACCTATGTTCACATGGACACTGGGCCATTTACTGTAACTAATGTCTTTGAGTTCCATAATGGTCGGTGGTACATGGTGCACCATCACAACTCAGTGATGCTTGATGGAGATGTCGACCAACAGATTTTGCATGCATTTTAA
- the LOC110637072 gene encoding F-box protein SKIP8 isoform X2 codes for MEITTSTLTFAFFSQPFLLASSLTILSLLLALLAIRSKFPKSHPSSSRATSSKRTKTCNCCCSCNGSIENSDSSSVASITGHLNGVASAVDMVAAVSDKVAERQTGASMMEQLVPEITTHALSYLDYPSLCRLSMTNSLMRKAANDDNAWKALYHKDTVTPVNGWKAYYAATRAIVNANTEFYNIIKERALPAMRRLWLNADYVKCIHASGELFSGYNAVMQSWQLAFNWDQGLDFQVRDVRARVLTDMAWVTMKTYVHMDTGPFTVTNVFEFHNGRWYMVHHHNSVMLDGDVDQQILHAF; via the exons ATGGAGATTACTACCTCTACTCTCACTTTCGCTTTCTTTTCTCAGCCTTTCCTATTAGCCTCCTCTCTTACTATCCTCTCTCTCCTACTCGCTCTCCTCGCCATCCGATCAAAATTCCCCAAATCACATCCCTCTTCTTCTCGCGCCACGTCATCCAAGCGCACTAAAACCTGTAATTGTTGCTGTTCCTGTAACGGGTCCATAGAGAATTCAGATTCTTCCTCGGTGGCCAGTATTACTGGGCACCTCAACGGTGTTGCTTCGGCGGTGGATATGGTGGCTGCGGTGTCTGACAAGGTTGCGGAGAGGCAGACAGGGGCGTCTATGATGGAGCAGTTGGTGCCTGAGATTACGACACACGCGCTGAGTTATTTGGATTATCCTAGTCTCTGTAGATTGTCTATGACTAATTCGTTGATGCGAAAGGCTGCTAATGATGATAATGCCTGGAAAGCGCTCTATCACAAG GATACCGTGACACCTGTTAATGGGTGGAAGGCTTACTATGCCGCTACAAGAGCCATTGTGAATGCCAATACAGAATTTTATAACATCATCAAAGAAAGGGCCCTTCCCGCAATGCGTCGACTTTGGCTTAATGCCGATTATGTGAAGTGCATTCATGCATCTGGGGAACTTTTCTCAGG GTATAATGCTGTAATGCAGAGTTGGCAGCTCGCATTTAATTGGGATCAAGGGCTAGACTTTCAGGTTAGGGATGTACGTGCTCGGGTTCTGACCGACATGGCTTGGGTTACCATGAAAACCTATGTTCACATGGACACTGGGCCATTTACTGTAACTAATGTCTTTGAGTTCCATAATGGTCGGTGGTACATGGTGCACCATCACAACTCAGTGATGCTTGATGGAGATGTCGACCAACAGATTTTGCATGCATTTTAA
- the LOC110637018 gene encoding mediator-associated protein 3 — translation MEPEVEEGRREPEVTRGLEKKIVKIVRKILEKENLYELTEKKVREKASKDLGMNLSDEPLKSIVSRAVEDFLERLRNRAQKSVD, via the coding sequence ATGGAACCAGAAGTCGAAGAAGGGAGAAGGGAACCGGAAGTCACTAGAGGTTTAGAAAAGAAAATCGTGAAAATTGTTCGCAAGATACTGGAGAAGGAAAACTTGTACGAGTTGACGGAGAAAAAAGTCCGAGAAAAGGCATCGAAGGATCTTGGGATGAACCTCTCCGATGAGCCCCTCAAGTCTATCGTTAGCCGCGCCGTCGAAGATTTCCTTGAAAGGCTCAGAAATCGAGCCCAAAAGTCAGTTGACTAA